The Drosophila gunungcola strain Sukarami chromosome 2R unlocalized genomic scaffold, Dgunungcola_SK_2 000006F, whole genome shotgun sequence sequence AAGAGTTTTGCTTAGGTACTGCAATAATCTTACATGCTGGTGCTTGAAAAGCCGGCTCAGCGCCTCGCAGGCCTTCTCAATGCAGTCCCTATTGTGCTCCATGCACTTCTTCAGCGGAGCCACACACTCTGTCTGCGAGATGGCACTTAcgcaaaactaaaacaatttataaatataatactttataaacaaatagtTAATAGTAGCCAACCTCAGATAGCGATAGCTGATGTAATACTGATAGCGTGTTCTTTGGCTGCACCGACAGCAGGTTGAACAGTTTCGGTATGTGCCCCAGCACTGGGATGTCGTCCGCCAGGTTGGGCTGCGAGCGCAGGAGCTCCACCAGTGCCGTGGTGGACAGGTCCAGAACATCCTGCTCGGCCGAGCTCTTGCCGATCTGCTCGACGACAAAGTCCAGGAGGTCGGAGAGGAATTGCTTGGGCTTGCGCAGCGTCCACGCGGGATTGCTGACAAACAGTCGGAGGTAGACGCCGGCCACAACGATTTCGTTTGATACGATGTCCTTAAGTATTTCCGGATCCTTCCACACATGGCGCGGATTCGCCTTCTGCAGCTTATAGAATCTGTGGAAAGAGCAGGAAATGTGAGCGGATAAACAAACAAGCTTGAACGCTCCGCTGATTACCTTTCGCACGTCTCGGCCACAGCGTCGCATACATTCGATCGCGTGCTGTCGTTCCAAATCAACTCCGGATGCTCGTGGATGGACTCGAAGAGCTGCACGGATGTGGGCGGCGACTCCACCATGGCGTCGATGAACAAAGCTGGCAGGAATTTCGATACAGTGATCCGCACCTTGGGACCGCTCAGTCGGTCCGCCGTCATCTTGGCCAGAATGCCGGCGCACATCTCGCGGATCTGGGGATTGCGCGAGTTGCAGAACATATCCAGGAGGTAGATGGTGGCACCCTTGGCCTGGGCCTCCTTAATCATCTCCTGCACGTTCATCAGGCCGGAGAGAGTCTCCAGCACTTTCACCTGGCTGGCACGCAGCTCTGGGTCCTTGAGAGCCACCAGATAGTTGCCCAGGATCTCGCAGGCTGCCACCTCTGAGACGCACTCTTTGTTGCGCGAAACCAGCGAGACCACCTCCAGGGCCACGGTCTTAACAGTGGAGTTCTGCAAAAGCGGAGGATAGTTCAGTGCTCtgggaaataataaataaaaaaaacttacatcGGAGAATATATTGTTGGCCAGAAAGCCAAAGATCATGTCAAAGTTGCCGATGCACTGGATTTCCACCTCGGCGTTCGACTTGATCACCGAAATCAATGCTTTGAGCACCATGGTGATGTGCAGCTCGAGCTTTCCGTCGCTGCCGAAGTCGTATTTGCACTGCTGCAGGGCCAACTGCTGCTCCGTCTGGGCGTCGGTCTCCAGCTTCTTCCGGCTCTTGGATCGGTTGTACGCACTGAGCACCTCGTCGAAGGTGCTGCCCGCCTTGCCCGTAGCCGCCTGCTGCAGCTGGGGATGATTGGGTGCCAGAGTGGGCGTCAGGATGCCATCTCTGCCCATTTTGGGAGCACCGCCAGTAGCAGCTGCCCCAGCTGGAGCCGGATTCTTCTTGTACTGCAGAAACTGATAGGCGTGTTTTAGATACTCCAGCAGATCCATGATGAAGAGCTTGGGCTGAGCAATGGGATGGGTGGGCATGTCGTTGTAGATGCGTATGAATATACCGCCAATCTGCAGCTCGTCTCTGGAGAAAAATATACAAGATTTAAAAGCAATTCTCCAAAGCAGCTGCATAATCACTTACTTATGTGCATCGAACTCGAAGCTGGAGACCAGCTCGGAAAGCTGGGCGATGTCCTCGTGCGTCTCCTTGGCCGAGGCCGTGCGCTGCTGTTCGAGGAAGTCCTTGAGCTGAGCGCGGGTGCCATTGTCCCAGATGAGGTAGGGATTGCGCGTGTTCGCCGTGAGCAACTTGAGCACGTCGCTGTCGCGAGCCGTGGCCAACTGGTTGGCAATGTAGCGGGTGAGCAGGCGATCGAGTACCTGCTTGATCAGCGAGTTCTTCGCCTCCCCCGTCACAATGTACTTCTGCTGGATGGCGCTGGGCGTGCTCCTCGtcggctgttgctgctgctcgctGTCGGTGGGCGTGGAGCTGGAGGTGTCGCTGCTGCCGGAGGAAGTGTCCGGCTCCTTCTCCTTGCCGCTGGTGATGGCCAACTGTTTGCTTTGCAGCGGATTGTGGGCGTTCTGGGTGTAGGTGGAACTCGAGGGAGTGCTCACCGATGGTTTCGGCTTGATGGCTGGTGGCGGCTTGGCCGCTGGCGAGTTCGCCTCGCTTCCCGTCACCGGCTTCTGACGAAGCTCCATGCTGTAACCCGCCAGGGAGATGCACCCGAGGACGGCCATCTTCGCCAGGTTGTTGGCCAGCTGCTGGTGGTTGGACTTGTCGCTTACCTCCACCCCGCTCTCGTCCAGCGTGTAGTCGTACTCGAAGATGAACAGCAGCAGGGACCAGAGCACTCCGTTACGCGACAGCTGGCATTGCAGGTCGTAGTTGTTGGCCGCCAGACTGGTCACCAGGCTCACCGAGAGCGTGTGCTTGAAATAGACAACGCGGCATACGTCCGACAGCAGTTGCGGCAGCTGGATGATCTTCTGCTTGCACTTCTCGAAGTTGCAGGCCACCTCGAAGCAGCGGGTCACGTTCGAAATGACCTGGTAGTGCAGCGACTCCGGCTTGGAGTCCACGCCCAGAATGGACACGCAGCGGGTGTAGGCCTCCAGCAGCGCCTCTATACCCTCCTCCCGACGCAGTTCCTCGGCATTTAAGGCGGAGCAGTGCACCGTGTGGTAGCACAGCTCAGAGGCAGCTGTCAGCAGTTGGGCCTCCTTGGAGAAGAGCTCATCATCCCGGGTCTCCAAGCGAATGGTCTTTATGAGCTGGGGGTACCCCGCATACTTGTACCGCCGCAAAACTGTAATGAAAGTAGTGAGGGTTAGAAAAatttaccatttaaaaattttaatttttcgaagGACTTACCGTCCGGATAGCGCTCGAAGAGTATACTCTGTGTGCGAAGTATCAGCACAATGTTATTGGGATCTGGTCCTCCCGAGCTCCACACATTTCGCGAACAAAGGAACTCGTAGGCCTGGTTCACTTTCTCGAATATTTCCCGCCCATTGGGATTCTTGTCGGGGTGATACATTTGGGCCAGCTTGTAGTAGCTCTTGCGTATCATGGACTCGTCCGGCTTAGGAGTCTTGGTGAGGTCGATGCCTAGATCCTGGTAGGCCTGCTGGATTGTCATCTGTGGGGGTTTCTTCTCCACCTCCTTGCGCCAGGCGTCGAGTGTGTGCTTCAGGAGCTGCACCGGGTCCGAGATGGGCCAGTTGGGAAACTTCTGGGTGTCGCACAGGTGGCGCAGATAGTAAATGTGGCAGAAGAGCTCGTTCTCCAGCTGCGGATAGCTGATCACTGGAATGGCCAAGTACGGATACCTGGCCATTGTATGGCCCCGGAGTCGTGGCGTAAAGTCAGCTATGTGTGCGGCTATCTTTTCGATTAGCAAACGTCGCATCTCCGAGCTCCAAATAACCTCGGGCGTGTCGAACTCGCCGAGAAAGATCTCCGCAAACTTCTCTGCGCTGTAGTTCTCCAGGAAACAGACCATAGCCTCGGGTAGCAGCTGTCCCAGGATGCTGCGGTGCATGATGCCAGATTGAGAGGTCTGTCAAGCAAAAGTAAACTAAGATTGAATACACAGAAGAcaccaaaaattttaaaactaaccTCCTCGCTGCGGAATCCTTGCTTCATATGCGTCATCTTGAGGAACCTGGTTATAGGCAGAATGTTGCTACCGGTGTACATGAGCATGAAGTAGAAGACGCCCGTGAGGTAGACCTTGGGCATCTCCGGATTGTCCTCCATAATCTGGTAGAGCAGCGTGGCCACGCGCTCCAGCAATCCGGGATCGTGGGTGAGGCAAACTTGTACCACATGCGGCAGGCAAATGAATTCCGAAAGCTTGCGTGACAACTTCGGACCCGGGATCAGCACTGCCACTCCATTCTGGGTGCGACTCGGAAAGAAGCTGGTGCACTTGATCAGTATGTCGAGGATCTTGGAGGAAAGCTCAGTCTCGTCGTACAGCGGCGTGCCCTTGGCAATGAGGCACCACTTCAGCTGCGGGatctgctgcagcgatcgccAGCCATCCATTCCGATGGCCCAGCAGCGGGTCTTTGGCGTGATCAGTCCCTTCTGCCAGAGTTCCTTGAGCTCGGAGTAAGTGATGGGCCCCTGACGCTCTGGCTTTTGGCCATCCTTCTCGATGTTGTAATACCAATCCTTTTCCTCATAGGCAGCCATATTCGGACCAGCTTCAATCACATTCGTTTTGGTATTGAGCTGAGCCCGTCCCTTGTGCAGATGGGCCAGAGTGATGAGATCCACCAGGCACTGCACATGATCGATGAGCGCTCGACTGTTGGATTTCTCTAGCACCAGGCAAGAAATGAGGTTAATCAGTGCATCGCGCATGGATGGGGAAAGACACTATAAAAGATTAAACTAATGTAATTGAGTAACTTTCAAATTACTTTTCCTAAAACTAACCCTATCACTGAGCTGCAGGATGTACGACATGTCGTTGAACTTGCCAATCTCCGCGTGGTAACGACGGTACACTTTGGCCAAAGCCTGCAGTGAAAACACCGTCATCTGATCATCATTGACGCGCTGCCTACACAAAACTCGTCGATACAAGGCATTAAACAGTTCAATcctaaaatgataattgaTTTGAGAACCGTAATAGGTCAAACTGAAGAGTAAACTCACGGATCCTTTACTAGATTCTGCGGCCAGTCGTCCTTCTCCAGTATTAAACGAATGTAGTAGTCACCGATTTTGATCTCATCAGCCAGACATTGGTAGCCCACCTCGAATTCCTGATAGTTCCAGGCCACAATCATCTGGCCGGCCAAGTCACGATCGTTGAGGAACTGCCGCAGTTCGTTCTCCAGGCACATACGCAGCTCCTCGCGGGTCTGCAAAATAGTTATAAGAATTTCCCCTCATTggataaattcaatttagcaGCAGATACCTTGTGATTCCATATTAGATTTGGAAGGCTGTGATCTTTGGCAAAGTTGTAGAAGAAGAAAGGCAGATTCACAACATCATCGGAtgtctttttcttttgtcgTCTATTCCGTAGCACCACTGGAC is a genomic window containing:
- the LOC128254623 gene encoding dnaJ homolog subfamily C member 13 isoform X2 produces the protein MLPPRENVDLECFLVTKHSWKGKYKRILSIGTAGISTYNPDRYDLTNRWSYSDVVAAAPSKTSNIPNEFVLTVKKDKKLDTIKLSSEYRNDILSSILKYYKEFADKPKNAQRFSAYKYHWSGISLPTVLEVTPCSLDQLDPTTNDVLASYMYKDIEGIIGISDYEGGIVMAYGGFSRLHLFKALNHHEIVQNIAQRSAQFLGIETKILKSQITLEQFERQRFGKFSGDQFQTSSTEFSVHKITPRHPDPVKRILCLTEVTLLERDPQTYSVCTLRPLTDVFALVRDKDNLQRFSIEYKNGIVRSYSTNDRDSLLATVLDAVRSSGNQDVHIRIGNTPRGKRYVPLSSSVDEETEANLMRMVINNFQNPAKRYEILERFNANVPHSGLNYSVTQDSLFAENKDKLILSALQALAQKELDSPTAQLSNLELEAIFHALTRLLASKVGYAAFTNLTGFREIIGTKVVAALRRKDLAVTYSAIDMINSLMHSVNSDHDLKQEQLNKSSILSSKSFLETLLNMWTTHVSHGSGALVLSAMLDFMTFALCVPYSETTDGKQFDILLELVADRGRYLYKLFQHPSLAIVKGAGLVLRAIIEEGELQVAQQMQALALDEAALCRHLLVALYTPSNDPTQTTQRQLSRHLIGLWLTDSEEAMELFKRIFPAGLLTFLESEDSVPESDIEEDKLNFRDNLKFAIQHSNKTRKNVIEKHLQGIKHWGMNLIEKQDGAAQALKNRPVVLRNRRQKKKTSDDVVNLPFFFYNFAKDHSLPNLIWNHKTREELRMCLENELRQFLNDRDLAGQMIVAWNYQEFEVGYQCLADEIKIGDYYIRLILEKDDWPQNLVKDPIELFNALYRRVLCRQRVNDDQMTVFSLQALAKVYRRYHAEIGKFNDMSYILQLSDRCLSPSMRDALINLISCLVLEKSNSRALIDHVQCLVDLITLAHLHKGRAQLNTKTNVIEAGPNMAAYEEKDWYYNIEKDGQKPERQGPITYSELKELWQKGLITPKTRCWAIGMDGWRSLQQIPQLKWCLIAKGTPLYDETELSSKILDILIKCTSFFPSRTQNGVAVLIPGPKLSRKLSEFICLPHVVQVCLTHDPGLLERVATLLYQIMEDNPEMPKVYLTGVFYFMLMYTGSNILPITRFLKMTHMKQGFRSEETSQSGIMHRSILGQLLPEAMVCFLENYSAEKFAEIFLGEFDTPEVIWSSEMRRLLIEKIAAHIADFTPRLRGHTMARYPYLAIPVISYPQLENELFCHIYYLRHLCDTQKFPNWPISDPVQLLKHTLDAWRKEVEKKPPQMTIQQAYQDLGIDLTKTPKPDESMIRKSYYKLAQMYHPDKNPNGREIFEKVNQAYEFLCSRNVWSSGGPDPNNIVLILRTQSILFERYPDVLRRYKYAGYPQLIKTIRLETRDDELFSKEAQLLTAASELCYHTVHCSALNAEELRREEGIEALLEAYTRCVSILGVDSKPESLHYQVISNVTRCFEVACNFEKCKQKIIQLPQLLSDVCRVVYFKHTLSVSLVTSLAANNYDLQCQLSRNGVLWSLLLFIFEYDYTLDESGVEVSDKSNHQQLANNLAKMAVLGCISLAGYSMELRQKPVTGSEANSPAAKPPPAIKPKPSVSTPSSSTYTQNAHNPLQSKQLAITSGKEKEPDTSSGSSDTSSSTPTDSEQQQQPTRSTPSAIQQKYIVTGEAKNSLIKQVLDRLLTRYIANQLATARDSDVLKLLTANTRNPYLIWDNGTRAQLKDFLEQQRTASAKETHEDIAQLSELVSSFEFDAHKDELQIGGIFIRIYNDMPTHPIAQPKLFIMDLLEYLKHAYQFLQYKKNPAPAGAAATGGAPKMGRDGILTPTLAPNHPQLQQAATGKAGSTFDEVLSAYNRSKSRKKLETDAQTEQQLALQQCKYDFGSDGKLELHITMVLKALISVIKSNAEVEIQCIGNFDMIFGFLANNIFSDNSTVKTVALEVVSLVSRNKECVSEVAACEILGNYLVALKDPELRASQVKVLETLSGLMNVQEMIKEAQAKGATIYLLDMFCNSRNPQIREMCAGILAKMTADRLSGPKVRITVSKFLPALFIDAMVESPPTSVQLFESIHEHPELIWNDSTRSNVCDAVAETCERFYKLQKANPRHVWKDPEILKDIVSNEIVVAGVYLRLFVSNPAWTLRKPKQFLSDLLDFVVEQIGKSSAEQDVLDLSTTALVELLRSQPNLADDIPVLGHIPKLFNLLSVQPKNTLSVLHQLSLSEFCVSAISQTECVAPLKKCMEHNRDCIEKACEALSRLFKHQHDSLISQSLEVGLIPFLLGLLDSRLEFVDNASAVKAQIVAALKGMTHNLNYGDRVTQILLKHPVWAEFKDQRHDLFIADTTIRGYLTGVNPTAGYLTAGPAQSVEVLTSPPPIDRDDPSARPPID
- the LOC128254623 gene encoding dnaJ homolog subfamily C member 13 isoform X1, which gives rise to MLPPRENVDLECFLVTKHSWKGKYKRILSIGTAGISTYNPDRYDLTNRWSYSDVVAAAPSKTSNIPNEFVLTVKKDKKLDTIKLSSEYRNDILSSILKYYKEFADKPKNAQRFSAYKYHWSGISLPTVLEVTPCSLDQLDPTTNDVLASYMYKDIEGIIAGISDYEGGIVMAYGGFSRLHLFKALNHHEIVQNIAQRSAQFLGIETKILKSQITLEQFERQRFGKFSGDQFQTSSTEFSVHKITPRHPDPVKRILCLTEVTLLERDPQTYSVCTLRPLTDVFALVRDKDNLQRFSIEYKNGIVRSYSTNDRDSLLATVLDAVRSSGNQDVHIRIGNTPRGKRYVPLSSSVDEETEANLMRMVINNFQNPAKRYEILERFNANVPHSGLNYSVTQDSLFAENKDKLILSALQALAQKELDSPTAQLSNLELEAIFHALTRLLASKVGYAAFTNLTGFREIIGTKVVAALRRKDLAVTYSAIDMINSLMHSVNSDHDLKQEQLNKSSILSSKSFLETLLNMWTTHVSHGSGALVLSAMLDFMTFALCVPYSETTDGKQFDILLELVADRGRYLYKLFQHPSLAIVKGAGLVLRAIIEEGELQVAQQMQALALDEAALCRHLLVALYTPSNDPTQTTQRQLSRHLIGLWLTDSEEAMELFKRIFPAGLLTFLESEDSVPESDIEEDKLNFRDNLKFAIQHSNKTRKNVIEKHLQGIKHWGMNLIEKQDGAAQALKNRPVVLRNRRQKKKTSDDVVNLPFFFYNFAKDHSLPNLIWNHKTREELRMCLENELRQFLNDRDLAGQMIVAWNYQEFEVGYQCLADEIKIGDYYIRLILEKDDWPQNLVKDPIELFNALYRRVLCRQRVNDDQMTVFSLQALAKVYRRYHAEIGKFNDMSYILQLSDRCLSPSMRDALINLISCLVLEKSNSRALIDHVQCLVDLITLAHLHKGRAQLNTKTNVIEAGPNMAAYEEKDWYYNIEKDGQKPERQGPITYSELKELWQKGLITPKTRCWAIGMDGWRSLQQIPQLKWCLIAKGTPLYDETELSSKILDILIKCTSFFPSRTQNGVAVLIPGPKLSRKLSEFICLPHVVQVCLTHDPGLLERVATLLYQIMEDNPEMPKVYLTGVFYFMLMYTGSNILPITRFLKMTHMKQGFRSEETSQSGIMHRSILGQLLPEAMVCFLENYSAEKFAEIFLGEFDTPEVIWSSEMRRLLIEKIAAHIADFTPRLRGHTMARYPYLAIPVISYPQLENELFCHIYYLRHLCDTQKFPNWPISDPVQLLKHTLDAWRKEVEKKPPQMTIQQAYQDLGIDLTKTPKPDESMIRKSYYKLAQMYHPDKNPNGREIFEKVNQAYEFLCSRNVWSSGGPDPNNIVLILRTQSILFERYPDVLRRYKYAGYPQLIKTIRLETRDDELFSKEAQLLTAASELCYHTVHCSALNAEELRREEGIEALLEAYTRCVSILGVDSKPESLHYQVISNVTRCFEVACNFEKCKQKIIQLPQLLSDVCRVVYFKHTLSVSLVTSLAANNYDLQCQLSRNGVLWSLLLFIFEYDYTLDESGVEVSDKSNHQQLANNLAKMAVLGCISLAGYSMELRQKPVTGSEANSPAAKPPPAIKPKPSVSTPSSSTYTQNAHNPLQSKQLAITSGKEKEPDTSSGSSDTSSSTPTDSEQQQQPTRSTPSAIQQKYIVTGEAKNSLIKQVLDRLLTRYIANQLATARDSDVLKLLTANTRNPYLIWDNGTRAQLKDFLEQQRTASAKETHEDIAQLSELVSSFEFDAHKDELQIGGIFIRIYNDMPTHPIAQPKLFIMDLLEYLKHAYQFLQYKKNPAPAGAAATGGAPKMGRDGILTPTLAPNHPQLQQAATGKAGSTFDEVLSAYNRSKSRKKLETDAQTEQQLALQQCKYDFGSDGKLELHITMVLKALISVIKSNAEVEIQCIGNFDMIFGFLANNIFSDNSTVKTVALEVVSLVSRNKECVSEVAACEILGNYLVALKDPELRASQVKVLETLSGLMNVQEMIKEAQAKGATIYLLDMFCNSRNPQIREMCAGILAKMTADRLSGPKVRITVSKFLPALFIDAMVESPPTSVQLFESIHEHPELIWNDSTRSNVCDAVAETCERFYKLQKANPRHVWKDPEILKDIVSNEIVVAGVYLRLFVSNPAWTLRKPKQFLSDLLDFVVEQIGKSSAEQDVLDLSTTALVELLRSQPNLADDIPVLGHIPKLFNLLSVQPKNTLSVLHQLSLSEFCVSAISQTECVAPLKKCMEHNRDCIEKACEALSRLFKHQHDSLISQSLEVGLIPFLLGLLDSRLEFVDNASAVKAQIVAALKGMTHNLNYGDRVTQILLKHPVWAEFKDQRHDLFIADTTIRGYLTGVNPTAGYLTAGPAQSVEVLTSPPPIDRDDPSARPPID
- the LOC128254623 gene encoding dnaJ homolog subfamily C member 13 isoform X3 — encoded protein: MCHNINSLCISDYEGGIVMAYGGFSRLHLFKALNHHEIVQNIAQRSAQFLGIETKILKSQITLEQFERQRFGKFSGDQFQTSSTEFSVHKITPRHPDPVKRILCLTEVTLLERDPQTYSVCTLRPLTDVFALVRDKDNLQRFSIEYKNGIVRSYSTNDRDSLLATVLDAVRSSGNQDVHIRIGNTPRGKRYVPLSSSVDEETEANLMRMVINNFQNPAKRYEILERFNANVPHSGLNYSVTQDSLFAENKDKLILSALQALAQKELDSPTAQLSNLELEAIFHALTRLLASKVGYAAFTNLTGFREIIGTKVVAALRRKDLAVTYSAIDMINSLMHSVNSDHDLKQEQLNKSSILSSKSFLETLLNMWTTHVSHGSGALVLSAMLDFMTFALCVPYSETTDGKQFDILLELVADRGRYLYKLFQHPSLAIVKGAGLVLRAIIEEGELQVAQQMQALALDEAALCRHLLVALYTPSNDPTQTTQRQLSRHLIGLWLTDSEEAMELFKRIFPAGLLTFLESEDSVPESDIEEDKLNFRDNLKFAIQHSNKTRKNVIEKHLQGIKHWGMNLIEKQDGAAQALKNRPVVLRNRRQKKKTSDDVVNLPFFFYNFAKDHSLPNLIWNHKTREELRMCLENELRQFLNDRDLAGQMIVAWNYQEFEVGYQCLADEIKIGDYYIRLILEKDDWPQNLVKDPIELFNALYRRVLCRQRVNDDQMTVFSLQALAKVYRRYHAEIGKFNDMSYILQLSDRCLSPSMRDALINLISCLVLEKSNSRALIDHVQCLVDLITLAHLHKGRAQLNTKTNVIEAGPNMAAYEEKDWYYNIEKDGQKPERQGPITYSELKELWQKGLITPKTRCWAIGMDGWRSLQQIPQLKWCLIAKGTPLYDETELSSKILDILIKCTSFFPSRTQNGVAVLIPGPKLSRKLSEFICLPHVVQVCLTHDPGLLERVATLLYQIMEDNPEMPKVYLTGVFYFMLMYTGSNILPITRFLKMTHMKQGFRSEETSQSGIMHRSILGQLLPEAMVCFLENYSAEKFAEIFLGEFDTPEVIWSSEMRRLLIEKIAAHIADFTPRLRGHTMARYPYLAIPVISYPQLENELFCHIYYLRHLCDTQKFPNWPISDPVQLLKHTLDAWRKEVEKKPPQMTIQQAYQDLGIDLTKTPKPDESMIRKSYYKLAQMYHPDKNPNGREIFEKVNQAYEFLCSRNVWSSGGPDPNNIVLILRTQSILFERYPDVLRRYKYAGYPQLIKTIRLETRDDELFSKEAQLLTAASELCYHTVHCSALNAEELRREEGIEALLEAYTRCVSILGVDSKPESLHYQVISNVTRCFEVACNFEKCKQKIIQLPQLLSDVCRVVYFKHTLSVSLVTSLAANNYDLQCQLSRNGVLWSLLLFIFEYDYTLDESGVEVSDKSNHQQLANNLAKMAVLGCISLAGYSMELRQKPVTGSEANSPAAKPPPAIKPKPSVSTPSSSTYTQNAHNPLQSKQLAITSGKEKEPDTSSGSSDTSSSTPTDSEQQQQPTRSTPSAIQQKYIVTGEAKNSLIKQVLDRLLTRYIANQLATARDSDVLKLLTANTRNPYLIWDNGTRAQLKDFLEQQRTASAKETHEDIAQLSELVSSFEFDAHKDELQIGGIFIRIYNDMPTHPIAQPKLFIMDLLEYLKHAYQFLQYKKNPAPAGAAATGGAPKMGRDGILTPTLAPNHPQLQQAATGKAGSTFDEVLSAYNRSKSRKKLETDAQTEQQLALQQCKYDFGSDGKLELHITMVLKALISVIKSNAEVEIQCIGNFDMIFGFLANNIFSDNSTVKTVALEVVSLVSRNKECVSEVAACEILGNYLVALKDPELRASQVKVLETLSGLMNVQEMIKEAQAKGATIYLLDMFCNSRNPQIREMCAGILAKMTADRLSGPKVRITVSKFLPALFIDAMVESPPTSVQLFESIHEHPELIWNDSTRSNVCDAVAETCERFYKLQKANPRHVWKDPEILKDIVSNEIVVAGVYLRLFVSNPAWTLRKPKQFLSDLLDFVVEQIGKSSAEQDVLDLSTTALVELLRSQPNLADDIPVLGHIPKLFNLLSVQPKNTLSVLHQLSLSEFCVSAISQTECVAPLKKCMEHNRDCIEKACEALSRLFKHQHDSLISQSLEVGLIPFLLGLLDSRLEFVDNASAVKAQIVAALKGMTHNLNYGDRVTQILLKHPVWAEFKDQRHDLFIADTTIRGYLTGVNPTAGYLTAGPAQSVEVLTSPPPIDRDDPSARPPID